The window TATTCAAATCTTCTTTCAGCACTTCCAAAAATGAAGCTTGATCCATTTTTTCAGCCAATTCATCAGTAAAGCCCGTATCGGGAGAGATGTACGTCACCAACAGCCCTATCGGCTTCCCTTCCATTAAAAATAATTGATGGAGGGTATGAAGCTTGATGCCTGGTTCCAGACCAAGAGATTCCAAAATATGATTCGGCGGGTAACTCACTTCATGTTTGATCAACTTTCTTTCATATTCGAATCCTTGGGAATGTAACATCTCGTTAAAACCCTTAACGTGATTCATTTCAAAATTGATTTTTAGATTCTTGACGTAGATTCCCATTCCCTTTTTTGTCATCAAGAGCCCTTCATCCACTAAGACACTGATCGCTTTCCGAACGGTTAGGCGACTCACTTCAAAGATTTCCATCAACTCTTTTTCGCTTGGCAGCTTTTCATTATGGACAAGTTCCCCTTTTTGTATTTTCGTTTTAATAAAATTGGCAATTTGTTCATATAAGGGGATATCACTTTCACGATTAATTTTTATTTGAATCTCCTCCTAAACGTAATATGATGAGTTTAAGACCACTTATCTAAGTCTCTATCTTAAATCACTCCTTTTTACGGAAAACCCCTAACTTGTACTATCATGTATTACCTTGTTATGTCATGTTATACATTCTAAATAGGATGTATATGTTTGTCAACAGACTTTTTAGATAATTTATTACTTTCAGTTTCGATAGTTTTGCTAGTTAAGTTAGGGATGAAATCGAGTAGGAGGGAGTGATTAGCTCCCGACCTCTCACACCACCGTACGTACGGTTCCGTATACGGCGGTTCAATAACTTAAGTATCGACGCTCATACAAGTGATTCAGGTCTTTCAGACCCCACTTGGTGAGCGTTTCTGCTTTGATTGCTTTATGTAGAGTTTCGCTTTTGGAGACTCTCCAATATCCCTTTCGGGAATTTGATACTTTCCAAGCTTCTTCATGTAAAATTCCCAGCCTTCGTAACTGACGGTATTTTGTCCATATCTTCTTCCAACGTTTCCATATCAGTTGACGTAACCGATGGTTCAGCCATTGTGCCATGGATTTGATAAAACTTTTCATAAAGCCAATTCCATAGTAGTTTATCCAACCTATTGTCACTTGGTTGATTTCTTTGGCAATCTCGTCAAAGCGGCCCGGGCGATTCCGTTTGGTGATTTTCTTTAATTTTGATTTGAATCGACTTTTTGCGGAGTGATGTGGTCTACAACCCACACCTTTAGATGTGGAATGGAGGCAGAAACCGAGGAACTTGAGTTTGACCGGAGAACCCACCTTGCTCTTTTCTTGGTTCACTGTCAGCTTCAAATCATGTTCAAGGAACTTTGTAATGCTTTCCAAAACACGTTCCCCTGCTCGCCTGCTTTTCACGTATATGCAGAAATCATCCGCAAATCGTACGAATTTATGCCCCCGTCTTTCAAGTTCCCTATCTAATTGATTCAAATAGACATTGCTAAGAATCGGGGAGAGTACGCCACCTTGCGGAGCACCTTCTTCTGTTGGACTGATAAGTCCATCTTCAAGGATGCCACTCTTTAGAAACTTCCATATCAACTTTAGGACAATCTTGTCGTTTATGAACTCTTTTAGATATTCCATCAGCTTCTGATGATTAATGGTGTCGAAGTAGCTTTTTAAATCACAATCGACTACCACTCTATAACCTTGTTCATAATATGTGATGGATTGCTTAATGGCTTGATGCTGATTCCGTTTTGGACGAAAACCATAGCTCCTCTCCGAAAAATGAGGGTCAATGATTTTACCAATCACCTGATAGATGGCTTGTTGAACCATTCGATCCCGTACACACGGTATGCCGAGTTTTCGCATTGACCCATCTAACTTTGGAATTTCAACACGTTTTACTGGCAGTGGTTCGTACGAACCGTCTTTCAGCTTTCTAATAAGTTGGGTTCGGTATTTGGCTACATGACCTAAAAGTTCATCTACTGTCATTTCATCGACACCCGGCGCCCCTTTATTTGCCTTCACTTTCTTACAAGCGTTAAAGAGGTTGTTGATGTCGACTACTTTATCAATCAAATCGATACCATCCTGTCGCTCCATTTCTGTAAAGACAGGACTGCACGCTCCCGCATATTCTTCGGTTTCCAACCTATCCCTTTGCGGCCAGCCATCTGCCGATGTTTTCTGTGGTCTTTGCACTGTCTTTACCTCCATTTCATTTCAGGATTATTATTGTTCAGCCCTTCGTCCTTATGGACTACTATGGCTTCTGCTGACTTCTTACAGTTCAACCTGCCATCACTGACCGGTTTGTTCCTGTGGGATATTCCATCCCTCTTGTCGGGAACCCCTGTAAGACCTCCCCGGGTAAGAGCTATAACCTTCCTCCCATGTAACCGCTGCATTTACTGTATGGAACTCGGGCAGTATTGGACTTTGTTTTGTACGGCAAACTCGTCCGTTCCAATTCAGCCTCATATGCAGTTTCTGTCCGTCGGTTCGGGATTTTGCCGCCGGCTTCCTTCAGATTCCACCTCACGGTGGACACCCTTGCCTTAAGCTAACAGTTCCTACTGCCAAGCCTGTAGTGGACTTTCACCACCAAGTTATAGCCCATGCCGGGCACACCATAAAAAACCCG is drawn from Sporosarcina sp. FSL W7-1349 and contains these coding sequences:
- a CDS encoding GntR family transcriptional regulator: MQIKINRESDIPLYEQIANFIKTKIQKGELVHNEKLPSEKELMEIFEVSRLTVRKAISVLVDEGLLMTKKGMGIYVKNLKINFEMNHVKGFNEMLHSQGFEYERKLIKHEVSYPPNHILESLGLEPGIKLHTLHQLFLMEGKPIGLLVTYISPDTGFTDELAEKMDQASFLEVLKEDLNIIPFETRYSIDATAAPSELTSILNVSLGYPLLKVERTTLTEENILFESTVMYLSPNLYQFKFDIRNNNSNTNDGPPQKLYVHA
- the ltrA gene encoding group II intron reverse transcriptase/maturase translates to MERQDGIDLIDKVVDINNLFNACKKVKANKGAPGVDEMTVDELLGHVAKYRTQLIRKLKDGSYEPLPVKRVEIPKLDGSMRKLGIPCVRDRMVQQAIYQVIGKIIDPHFSERSYGFRPKRNQHQAIKQSITYYEQGYRVVVDCDLKSYFDTINHQKLMEYLKEFINDKIVLKLIWKFLKSGILEDGLISPTEEGAPQGGVLSPILSNVYLNQLDRELERRGHKFVRFADDFCIYVKSRRAGERVLESITKFLEHDLKLTVNQEKSKVGSPVKLKFLGFCLHSTSKGVGCRPHHSAKSRFKSKLKKITKRNRPGRFDEIAKEINQVTIGWINYYGIGFMKSFIKSMAQWLNHRLRQLIWKRWKKIWTKYRQLRRLGILHEEAWKVSNSRKGYWRVSKSETLHKAIKAETLTKWGLKDLNHLYERRYLSY